TATCTGGATTCGTATATTCCCCGACAAGCCGATCTCCCATAAGCCTGCTGAGGTGCGGATGGGTAACGGAAAGGGTAACCCGGAATACTTTGTGGCGGAGATCCAGCCGGGAAAAATGTTGTATGAAATGGACGGCGTTGATGAAGTGCTGGCGAGACAGGCATTCCGCCTCGCTGCCGCCAAGCTGCCGATCCAGACTACATTTGTTATTCGACAAGTAGGCGCTTAATCATGAAATCGAAGGCCAAGGAATTAAGGACCAAGAACGCAGTGGAACTACAATCCGAAGTATTGGAGCTCGTGAGGGCAAAATTTAGTCTGCGCATGCAGCACGCGACCCAGCAGCTGGGTAACACAACGCAGTTGCGGAACATCCGTCGGGATATTGCGCGGGCAAAAACTATTCTCGGTGAGAAGGTGAAACAGTCATGAGTGAGACCAGTCTAAACCGTATTCTGAGCGGCAAAGTGGTTAGCGATAAAATGAACAAGACTATTACGGTTCTGGTCGAGCGTAAGGTTAAGCATCCGCTTTACGGGAAAATTATCGTGCGCTCTAAAAAATATCACGTCCATGACGAAAACAATGAGTTTCATGAGGGCGATACAGTAACAATAGAAGAATGTCGGCCTTATTCGAAAACCAAAGCCTGGCGAGTGGTCAAGTCGTTGGATGAAGCTGAGCAGGTTAGTTGATCCGTGGCAGAATCAGGCGAAAAAATTGTGACTTGTTTTTCTGCTCAGGCTGCCATATAATTTCACGTTTTTGTTTCTGGCCGTTAATTTTCCCGCAGCCTGCTAGTTCTTGCTGCATCACAACCCGAACGGGTTCCAATACTATCCATGCGCTGTTTCGGCTGGAAAAGTTGGAGAGAGTGAGTAAATAATGATTCAAATGCAATCTATCCTCCAGGTAGCCGATAACACGGGCGCGCGTTCAATCATGTGCATAAAGGTATTGGGCGGCTCCAAACGCCGTTACGCTGGTATCGGTGATGTTATAAAGGTTAGTGTGAAGGATGTGGCGCCACGGGGGCGTGTAAAAAAGGGCGAAGTATACAATGCCGTGGTGGTGAGAACCTCAAAAGGGGTTCGTCGCGCAGATGGCTCGTTGATCAAGTTCGACAACAATGCTGCAGTACTGCTGAATGCCAAGCTGGAGCCTATCGGTACACGTATTTTTGGACCTGTAACGCGTGAATTACGGAACGCACGCTTCATGAAAATTGTTTCGCTTGCGCCAGAAGTTTTGTAAGCGCGCGTCAGGGGAGTCAGTATGCGAAAGATAAAGAAAGGTGATGATGTAATTGTCATCACCGGCAGGGACAAGGGTAAACGGGGTACCGTGTTGCGCGTGGTTGATGCGGACTTGGTGGTGGTCGAGGGAGCCAATAAGGTCAAGAAGCACCAGCGGCCGGATCCGAGTAAAGGAACGACTGGTGGAATCGTCGAGATGGAAATGCCCTTACAGGTTTCAAACATAGCGATTTACAATCCGGCCACGCAGAAAGCCGACCGGATAGGATTTAGGGTCGTGGAAGGCAAAGGCAAAGTCCGCTATTTTAAATCCAACGGCGAACTGCTTGACGCCTGAGAAGGGAAAACATATGGCTCGTTTACAAGAATTCTATCGCAACACCGTGGTGAATCAGTTGATGCAACAGTTCGCCTACAAATCGGTTATGGAAGTGCCGCGTATCAGCAAAATAACGCTGAATATGGGCGTCGGTGAAGCAGTGGCCGATAAAAAGATTATGGATAACGCCGTCGGCGATATGCAAAAAATTGCCGGTCAAAAGCCTGTCGTAACGAAGGCAAAGAAATCTATCGCGACGTTCAAGGTGCGGGACGGTTATCCGGTAGGCTGTATGGTGACATTGCGTCGCGTGCGCATGTACGAATTTCTGGATCGGTTGGTTAATGTGGCGATTCCGCGTGTTCGTGATTTTCGGGGTATTTCCGGCAAGGCGTTTGATGGCCGGGGAAATTATAATATGGGTATCAAGGAGCAGATCATTTTCCCGGAAATCGAATATGACAAAATTGATGCACTGCGCGGAATGAATATTACGATTACAACCACGGCGAAAACGGATGCAGAGGCTAAGGCATTACTCGCGGCATTTAAATTTCCATTTAAAAATTGAGAATAGCATGGCGAAAGTAGCTGTAATCAACCGTGATTTGAAGCGCCGCGAAACGGTCAAAAAATATGCGGCGCGACGTGCCGAATTACTGGCAATTATCAATGATGCTAGTCTCGGGGATGAGGATCGGCATTCCGCCCGGATCAAGCTGCAGATGTTACCGAGGGATTCCAGTCCGGTACGACTTCGCAATCGCTGCTCTTTGACGGGTCGCCCTCGCGGCGTCTACAGCAAATTTGGGCTCGGTCGTGGCAAGCTTCGTGACATAGCCATGAGCGGAGAAATTCCGGGCGTGATCAAGGCGAGTTGGTGAACCCATCATCTTGTTTTCATGGGGCGTTTGAATGGGCGATGACAAACGAGACTCAATCGTATTTAAGAGAGCAGGTCCAATATGGTTAACGTAGGTTTTCTCGGAAATGGCTTATTGACCTGCTCCGGAATTTGGATTTCCAGAGGTATCCTTAGATGAGTATGAGTGACCCTATCGCGGATATGTTGACGCGTATTCGTAACGCGCAGCTTTCTGAAAAAACATCCGTTGTGATGCCGGCTTCCAAACTTAAAGCGGCTATCGCTCAAGTATTGAAGGATGAAGGTTATGTCGAGGATTTCGCCGTTCACGACTCGAACGGAAAGCCGGTACTGGATATCAGCCTCAAGTATTATGCTGGTCGTCCGGTGATCGAGAAAATCGAGCGGGTTAGCCGCCCCGGTTTGAGAATCTACAAAGCCAGCGACAAGCTTCCTAGCGTCATGAATGGTCTTGGCGTGGCGATCGTTTCAACCTCCCAAGGGGTGATGACCGAACGTAAAGCACGCGCCAGCGGGGTAGGCGGCGAAGTGTTATGTATAGTGGCCTAAGGAAAAAACATGTCTCGAGTAGGTAAAAATCCTGTGCCAGTGCCTGGGAATGTAGAGGTAGCATTGTCAACGAACGAAGTGTCGGTTAAGGGACCGTTGGGCACGTTGCGGCACGATCTTGTTTCGGATATCCGTGTTGAACGCGAAGGCGACAGTTTATTAATCAAGCCCTCGAACGCTTCGAAGCAGGCAAACGCAATGTCCGGAACGATGCGCGCGCTTCTGGCCAATATGGTTAAAGGAGTTACCAGCGGTTTCGAGAAAAAGTTGACGCTGGTGGGTGTGGGTTATCGCGCCCAGGCTGCGGGCGATGTTCTTAACCTGACATTGGGATTCTCTCATCCTGTTGCCCATAAGATGCCGGAAGGTGTAAAGGTTGAGACGCCGACTCAAACGGAGATTGTCATCAAGGGGATAGATAAGCAGCAGGTGGGTCAGGTAGCTGCCGACGTACGCGCTTATCGCAAGCCTGAACCTTATAAGGGGAAAGGCGTACGTTATGCAGACGAAAAGATTGTGTTGAAGGAAACCAAGAAGAAATAATTAGGGTATATATGCTGAAATCAACAAAATCCCGCTTGCGGCGTGCTCGTCAAACCCGCGCCAAGATCGCCGAATTAAAAGTAGTGCGTTTGGCGGTGCATCGCAGCAACTGTCACATTTATGCGCAGCTGATAGATGGTGCTGGCGGAACTGTGCTCACTAGCGCTTCGACTTTGGAACCGGAGCTCCGGAAGGAATTGCCCAATGGCGGTACCATTGGGGCGGCAGCGGCAGTCGGCAAAAGAGTTGCGGAAAAGGCCAAAAGCTTGGGCATCGAGACGGTTGCATTCGACCGTTCGGGTTTCAAATATCACGGGCGCGTGAAGGCACTGGCCGAGGCTGCTCGCGAGCATGGCCTCAAATTCTAAGTGAGGAAAGATAATGGCTAAGATGCAGGGACGAATGCAGGGGAAAGTACCCCAGGGCGATGATCGTGGCGATGGCCTCAAGGAAAAAATGGTGGCGATCAATCGGGTCACCAAGGTGGTGAAGGGGGGGCGCATACTCGGATTCGCGGCGTTAACCGTGGTTGGGAATGGGGATGGCGGCGTGGGCATGGGTAAAGGTAAATCCCGTGAAGTTCCCGTTGCGGTACAAAAGGCCATGGATGAAGCGCGACGCAAGATGATCAAGGTGAGCCTCAAGAACGGAACATTGCACCATCCCGTAATCGGCAGGCACGGTGCTGCTACAGTGTATATGCAACCCGCTTCCGAAGGTACCGGCATCATTGCAGGTGGCCCCATGCGAGCAATATTCGAAGTGATGGGCGTGCACAACATTCTGGCGAAGTGTATCGGTTCAACGAATCCCTATAATGTTGTGCGTGCAACCCTGAACGGGTTAAAAGATATGAACACTCCCTCGGAAATTGCGGCCAAGCGAGGCAAGAGCGTCGAAGATATCCTTGGATTGGTAAAATGAACGATAACGGGAAGAAGATCAGGGTCACCCTGATCAAAAGCCTAATCGGCACTAAACGAACGCATAGGGCAACGGTGCGCGGGTTGGGGCTTCGTGGGATCAATAGCAGCGTGGAGTTGGAAGATACTCCCGCCGTGCGAGGGATGATCAATCATGTTTATTACCTCGTAAAAAGTGAGGCCTAAATGCAGCTGAATTCGATTAAACCTGCGGCAGGAGCGAAACAGGAAAGAAGGCGCGTAGGCCGCGGCATTGGCTCTGGTTTCGGTAAGACGGCGGGGCGTGGTCACAAGGGACAGAAGTCCCGGGCCGGCGGATTCCATAAGGTGGGTTTCGAAGGCGGACAAATGCCTCTGCAGCGCCGCTTGCCGAAGCGGGGTTTTGTTTCGCTTACCAGGAAAGGCGGGATGGAAGTGCGGTTGTCGGCGCTGAGCCGGGTATCGGACGAGACCATCGATATGCTGATATTGAAGCAGGCGGGAATCATCCCGAATTCTGCCGCTACCGCGAAAGTGATACTTTCGGGGAAGATCGAACGCGCGGTCAAGTTACGGGGCATTGCTGTCAGCAAGGGCGCCAGGGCGGCGATTGAAGCGGTGGGCGGCAGTGTTGAATAAGCTCAAGAGGAGATAGATTGGCCGCTAGCGATTCCCTGCGGGGGCTCTCCGGGAAGCTTGGAGACTTGAAACGTCGGTTATGGTTCTTGCTGTTCGCGTTGATCGTCTACCGCATCGGTGCGCATGTTCCGGTACCCGGCATTGATCCGGTGGTGCTGAAAGACTTGTTTGAGTCTCAGCAAGGCGGCATCCTCGGGATGTTTAATATGTTTTCCGGGGGCGCGCTTTCGCGTTTTTCGATTTTTGCGCTCGGAATCATGCCCTATATTTCTGCATCCATCATTATGCAGTTGGGGACGGTGGCGTTCCCTTACCTGGAGGCGCTCAAGAAGGAGGGTGAATCCGGGCGCCGGAAAATAACTCAGTACACCCGGTACGGCACGCTGGGATTGGCGTTGGTGCAGGGCTATGGTATTTCCATTGCGTTGCAATCCCAAGCCGGATTGGTGATCGAGCCTGGCCCGATGTTCCTGTTGACAACGGTGATCACGCTGGTTACCGGTACGATATTTCTGATGTGGCTAGGCGAACAGATTACCGAGCGGGGTATTGGCAACGGTATTTCTCTCATTATATTCGCTGGAATTGCGGCCGGGCTGCCAAGTGCGATCGGCGGTACCCTCGAACTAGTTCGGACCGGGGCGATGCATTTTCTGGTGGCATTGGGCATTTTTCTGGCTGCAACAGTTGTAACGGGCTTTGTCGTCTTCGTCGAACGTGGCCAGCGCAAGATACTGGTCAACTATGCGAAACGGCAAGTCGGGCGGAAAGTCTATGGCGGTCAAAGCTCCCATCTTCCATTGAAGCTTAATATGGCTGGGGTGATTCCGCCGATCTTCGCTTCGAGCATCATTCTGTTCCCGGCGACGTTGGCAGGCTGGTTTTCCAGTGGGGAATCCATGAGCTGGCTGAAGGATATCAGCGGTGCGTTATCTCCGGGACAGCCCGTGTACGTGATGCTGTACGCGGCGATGATCGTATTTTTCTGTTTCTTTTATACCGCTTTGGTATTTAATCCCAAGGAAACGGCGGAGAATCTGAAAAAAAGCGGCGCTTTCATACCGGGGATTCGCCCAGGTGATCAAACCGCCCGGTATATCGAGCGGATTATGTTAAGACTTACCCTGGCTGGCGCGATTTATGTAACCCTCGTATGCTTGTTGCCCGAGTTTCTGATCTTGAAATGGAACGTGCCGTTTTATTTCGGCGGTACTTCTCTATTGATTATTGTCGTGGTAACGATGGATTTCATGGCGCAAGTACAGGCTTACATCATGTCGCATCAATACGAGAGCCTTTTGAAGAAAACAAACTTCAAAGGCGGTGGCGGGTTACCGGCAAGATAGTTCGTCTAAGGATAGGATGGCTAAGGAAGAAACGATTCAAATGCAAGGCGAGATACTGGAGACGTTGCCTAATGCGACGTTCCGGGTCAAGTTAGAGAATGGGCACGTCGTGCTGGGCCATATTTCCGGAAAGATGCGCATGCATTACATTCGCATTTTACCGGGTGACAAGGTGACAGTGGATTTGACGCCCTACGATTTAAGTAGAGCGCGCATCACATTCCGCGCGAAATAGCGGGAAGGAGAGTACATGAAAGTGTTGGCATCAGTAAAAAAGATTTGCCGCAATTGTAAAATCATTCGGCGCAATCGTGTCGTGCGTGTAATTTGCACGGATCCGAGGCACAAGCAGCGGCAGGGTTAGTCGGAAAGCGCCGTCTGGATGCTATAATCTAAAATTTTTCGTAGGAAAAGTGTATGGCCCGTATTGCTGGAGTAAATATCCCGAATCATCAGCATGCCGAAATCGCATTGACGTCCATTTACGGCATTGGTCGCACCAGGGCGCGCGAGATTTGTGCGGCGGCCGGGATTGCTTCCTCCACCAAGATCAAAGATGTGACCGACGCCCAGATGGATAAGCTCCGGGATCAAGTCGCAAAATTTGCGGTCGAAGGTGACCTTCGGCGTGAAGTCTCAATGAACATCAAAAGGCTAATGGACCTCGGCTGCTATCGTGGATTGCGTCACCGGCGCGGCTTGCCGGTGAGGGGTCAACGTACCCGGACAAATGCAAGGACGCGAAAGGGTCCAAGGAAAGCAGTGCGTGCCTCCAGCGGAAAAGCAGCGGGAAAATGATAGAAATGCTCGTAGCTAACTGAACAGCAGGTCAAAGGATAAATTCAATGGTAAAAGCAGCCACTCGGGTACGCAAAAAGGTCAAGAAGAACGTGGCGGAGGGTATTGCCCACGTTCATGCTTCGTTTAATAACACGGTTGTGACGATCACAGATCGTCAGGGCAACGCGTTGTCATGGGCAACTTCCGGTGGCGCCGGTTTTAAAGGGTCTCGTAAAAGCACGCCATTCGCCGCTCAGGTGGCGGCCGAGCAGGCAAGTAAGGTCGCGCAGGAATGTGGTGTGAAAAATTTGGAAGTGCGCATAAAGGGCCCGGGTCCTGGACGCGAGTCCGCAGTTCGGGCATTGAATGCGGCTGGCTTCAAAATTACCAGTATTTCGGATGTGACGCCCGTGCCTCACAACGGTTGTCGTCCACCTAAGAAACGTCGGATTTAAGGAGTAAGACTGTGGCAAGAAATCTTGATCCCAAATGTCGGCAATGCCGCCGGGAAGGCGAAAAATTATTCCTGAAGGGAGAGAAATGCTTTACCGACAAATGCGCGATAGAACGCAGGAACTATGCACCTGGCCAGCACGGGCAGAAAAGCGCGCGGTTGTCGGATTATGGAGTGCAGTTGCGTGAGAAGCAGAAACTGCGCCGTATCTACGGGATACTGGAACGCCAGTTCCACAATAACTATCAATTAGCGGACAAACAGCGCGGTATTACTGGTGAAAACTTACTGCAGTTGCTGGAGTGCCGCCTTGATACCGTCGCTTACCGTATGGGTTTTGGCGCATCGCGGTCCGAAGCACGTCAAATCGTGCGACATAACGGGATTCTGGTCAATAGCCGCAGGGTCAACATTCCATCCTATCAAGTCAAGCCCGGCGACGTGATAGAAGTTGCTGAAAAAGCAAAAAGTCATTTGCGGATAAAGGCGGCTGTTGAGGCAGCCGAACAGCGGAGCTTTCCCGACTGGATAGACATGGATGTCAAAGCGATGAAGGGTATATTTAAAACGAAACCGGAACGAGCCGACTTGCCATCGAGCATTAACGAATCTTTGGTAATCGAACTGTATTCCAAGTAATCAACGCCCAAGCCTTCCGCAAAAGGATCACCTATGCTAAGTAACACCTTTCTTACTCCGCGCATTATTGACGTCCAGAACGTTTCTCCGCTGCACGCCAAGATCACCATGGAGCCGTTTGAACGCGGCTATGGGCATACGCTGGGCAATGCTTTACGCCGGATCCTCCTGTCTTCCATGCCCGGTTTCGCCCCCACGGAAGTTCAGATCAGCGGTGTCGTGCACGAGTATTCGGCGCTGGATGGGGTGCAGGAGGATGTAGTCGATATCCTGCTTAACCTGAAGGGCATCGTGCTTAAACTGCATAATCGTCCGGATGCTATCCTGATACTCAAGAAGAAAGGAGAAGGTACGGTAACGGCGGGTGATATCGAAGTGTCGCATGATGTGGAGATCATCAATCCCGACCATGTTATCGCGCATCTCACCGCGGGTGGGAAGTTGGATATGCAAATCAAGGTCGAACAGGGCCGTGGTTATGTGCCTGGAACGGTCCGGCAATTGGCAAACGAAGGGCGCGCGATTGGCAGTATTTTACTGGATGCCTCCTTCAGTCCAGTACGGCGGGTGAGTTACGCCGTCGAAAGTGCACGCGTTGAGCAGCGTACCGATCTCGACAAGCTTATTATGGATATCGAGACGAACGGTGTGGTGGATCCCGAGGAGGCGATTCGTTATGCCGCAAAAGTACTTGTGGAGCAACTCTCCGTGTTTGCCGATCTAAAAGGGACGCCGTTGCCGGTGGAGCAGCCCAAGTTGCCACAGATTGATCCGGTATTACTGCGCCCGGTGGATGATCTTGAACTAACCGTGCGTTCCGCGAACTGCCTTAAAGCGGAGAACATTTATTATATAGGCGACCTGATTCAGCGCACGGAAACGGAGTTGCTGAAAACCCCAAACCTTGGGAGAAAATCGCTTAATGAAATCAAGGAAGTATTGGCCTCCCGCGGACTGACACTGGGAATGAAACTTGAAAGCTGGCCTCCTTCCACTCTGGATAAAGGTAAAAAGGAATCAAGCCATGCGGCACCATAACGGACTCAGAAAGCTAAATCGTTCCAGCAGTCATCGGCTGGCCATGCTGCGTAATATGACAAACTCATTGCTACAGCACGAAGTCATCAAAACGACGCTGCCAAAGGCCAAGGAGCTGCGGCGGGTGATTGAACCAATGATCACCCTTGGCAAAAAGCCATCCCTGGCGAATCGCCGCTTGGCATTCGACCGGCTACGTGATCGCGATATCGTCGGTAAGTTGTTCAATGAGCTCGGACCACGCTATCAAGCGCGGAACGGTGGGTATGTGCGTATTCTTAAATTCGGCTTCCGTAAAGGGGATAACGCGCCCATGGCATTGGTGGAATTGATGGATCGTCCTGAGCAAGCTGCTCCATCATCGACGGGTAAAACAAATACTTAGTGCTTTGCAGTTTATCGAAGTGAGAGAGCCGGGGGTCCCCCGGCTTTTTTATGCAGACAGGTTTATAATCGAGGTGCTGTAGGAACTCAATCATCGCATAAGCTCCCTTAACGCCTGGCAAGAAGCAGACCGTGTGTTTAGTTTCATTGAGGAACGGTGAATAGTAGACATTGAAGAAGATTAAATTCAAATGGAGCGATCCCGATGGATTTAGCAAGTTGGACTGACGCGGAACTTATGTCGGTGCATGGGGAACTGCACACGTGGTGTGTCAAGCGTAAAGCCCCCACATGGGGAAACCGCTTCTGGAGTTGGACAGGATATCTTGGCGCATTCGCGCTTCTTACGGGCCTCACCGACATGTTTTTTGGTGGTCCGACGCCGCACAACGCTGGCTTGACAGCTCTCGGGGTAATCGCCTGTTTCTCGTGGTACAAGGGCGACAAGCAGCGTAAAAAAAATAGCGACTTTCTGGAAAAACTGGAACAGGAACTTACGCGCCGCGGGCTTAAGTATAATCAAGGCGGTTAGTTCGAACAGCGCAACACTTTGACGAGTTGTCGTAGCGGACGCGCTACGGAGACGAGCGTTGCTGACTGCGTCTATGAAGAGACTACACTTAAGCAGCGTCCAAGCGAGCGATTCATCTCTGGCAAATATCAGTCCGTATGTTTTTGGACCCGGGAGAAAAAGTGCTAGCTGTTGATAGGCATGACGCTGAACTTTTCAGGTCCTTGGGTCAATTTATGTGGGTTCAGGGGGAACCGCTTCTTTTGATGTATGAAGTAGGGCATGAACTCTACACCTTGGAAGGTATCGATTTACCGGCGTTAAAACGTCTGGAAGCAGCCGGCCTGCTATGCCTCGATGCGGTTGGATATGTAAAAAAATGGTTTGGAAAACACACACGCCTGTTTTATTTCGGCAAACCGACAAAAATTCAATTTCCGCAGGACGCGAACAACCGGTTTGATCTCGGGCATGTTATCTTGACTGAAAAGGGGAAAACGCTAGCCCGCGTTTCCAACGCTGCGCGGAATCAGAAGTTCTACGAATATACAATCGAAATCTGGTTCCGCCAGGGGCTGGTCACGTCATCGATATTGCCGCCTGGCCGATCCATCTAAATCATACTGCTCCCGTAAATGGGGCTTCATTCAGGTCCGGGATTACTTTGTTCATTGCTGTCGGATTTCTCGCACAATCAGGAATTCTGCTCCTTGACACTGGAAATGCGTGTCCGCACTTCTCATGCGAAGTAGGTATCTATTCCCGTCAGTAGTAAATCATATTGTGCTTCCACTATTTCCTTGATCACCATTGCGGGAATACCACTCACCACATTCCCCTCCAGCGCCAACCATCCTACCGCGTCTGCTGGTCCCAGACTGACGACGTAACCTAAATCGCGGTGAAAATAAGGTTCAAGCAGTTTAAAAGTACCCGAGTTACGCAAAATATTCCTTGCTGCAAGCATTCCTTTGCGTACCGCGGATTGGGCGGTCATGGAATTGGAGCCAAATGAATTGTAGAAAGAACAATCGCCGGCGGTGAAGATATTCTGCAGGGGCTTCTGGTGAATCACAACCTGCCCAAAAACATTAGCCGAAAACGGCATCTTGAGCGTCTTGCCGAGGAACAGGAGCGAGATCACGGAAGGCAGGGCAAATTGCCGGCCCGTGTCCGGTTCGTCTAAGAGGATCTCATCTGCCAGTTGCTCGCGATAACGGGTATTGGGATAGAACTCGATA
The window above is part of the Nitrosospira sp. Is2 genome. Proteins encoded here:
- the rpmJ gene encoding 50S ribosomal protein L36, producing MKVLASVKKICRNCKIIRRNRVVRVICTDPRHKQRQG
- the rplO gene encoding 50S ribosomal protein L15; translated protein: MQLNSIKPAAGAKQERRRVGRGIGSGFGKTAGRGHKGQKSRAGGFHKVGFEGGQMPLQRRLPKRGFVSLTRKGGMEVRLSALSRVSDETIDMLILKQAGIIPNSAATAKVILSGKIERAVKLRGIAVSKGARAAIEAVGGSVE
- the rplX gene encoding 50S ribosomal protein L24 encodes the protein MRKIKKGDDVIVITGRDKGKRGTVLRVVDADLVVVEGANKVKKHQRPDPSKGTTGGIVEMEMPLQVSNIAIYNPATQKADRIGFRVVEGKGKVRYFKSNGELLDA
- a CDS encoding DNA-directed RNA polymerase subunit alpha; this translates as MLSNTFLTPRIIDVQNVSPLHAKITMEPFERGYGHTLGNALRRILLSSMPGFAPTEVQISGVVHEYSALDGVQEDVVDILLNLKGIVLKLHNRPDAILILKKKGEGTVTAGDIEVSHDVEIINPDHVIAHLTAGGKLDMQIKVEQGRGYVPGTVRQLANEGRAIGSILLDASFSPVRRVSYAVESARVEQRTDLDKLIMDIETNGVVDPEEAIRYAAKVLVEQLSVFADLKGTPLPVEQPKLPQIDPVLLRPVDDLELTVRSANCLKAENIYYIGDLIQRTETELLKTPNLGRKSLNEIKEVLASRGLTLGMKLESWPPSTLDKGKKESSHAAP
- the rpsN gene encoding 30S ribosomal protein S14; this translates as MAKVAVINRDLKRRETVKKYAARRAELLAIINDASLGDEDRHSARIKLQMLPRDSSPVRLRNRCSLTGRPRGVYSKFGLGRGKLRDIAMSGEIPGVIKASW
- the rpmD gene encoding 50S ribosomal protein L30, which codes for MNDNGKKIRVTLIKSLIGTKRTHRATVRGLGLRGINSSVELEDTPAVRGMINHVYYLVKSEA
- the rpsH gene encoding 30S ribosomal protein S8; translation: MSMSDPIADMLTRIRNAQLSEKTSVVMPASKLKAAIAQVLKDEGYVEDFAVHDSNGKPVLDISLKYYAGRPVIEKIERVSRPGLRIYKASDKLPSVMNGLGVAIVSTSQGVMTERKARASGVGGEVLCIVA
- the rplP gene encoding 50S ribosomal protein L16, which encodes MQQPARTKYRKQQKGRNKGVATRGAKVSFGEYGLKAVGRGRLTARQIEAARRAMTRHIKRGGRIWIRIFPDKPISHKPAEVRMGNGKGNPEYFVAEIQPGKMLYEMDGVDEVLARQAFRLAAAKLPIQTTFVIRQVGA
- the rpsK gene encoding 30S ribosomal protein S11, producing the protein MVKAATRVRKKVKKNVAEGIAHVHASFNNTVVTITDRQGNALSWATSGGAGFKGSRKSTPFAAQVAAEQASKVAQECGVKNLEVRIKGPGPGRESAVRALNAAGFKITSISDVTPVPHNGCRPPKKRRI
- the rplQ gene encoding 50S ribosomal protein L17 codes for the protein MRHHNGLRKLNRSSSHRLAMLRNMTNSLLQHEVIKTTLPKAKELRRVIEPMITLGKKPSLANRRLAFDRLRDRDIVGKLFNELGPRYQARNGGYVRILKFGFRKGDNAPMALVELMDRPEQAAPSSTGKTNT
- the rplR gene encoding 50S ribosomal protein L18, whose protein sequence is MLKSTKSRLRRARQTRAKIAELKVVRLAVHRSNCHIYAQLIDGAGGTVLTSASTLEPELRKELPNGGTIGAAAAVGKRVAEKAKSLGIETVAFDRSGFKYHGRVKALAEAAREHGLKF
- the rplF gene encoding 50S ribosomal protein L6, giving the protein MSRVGKNPVPVPGNVEVALSTNEVSVKGPLGTLRHDLVSDIRVEREGDSLLIKPSNASKQANAMSGTMRALLANMVKGVTSGFEKKLTLVGVGYRAQAAGDVLNLTLGFSHPVAHKMPEGVKVETPTQTEIVIKGIDKQQVGQVAADVRAYRKPEPYKGKGVRYADEKIVLKETKKK
- the secY gene encoding preprotein translocase subunit SecY, with the protein product MAASDSLRGLSGKLGDLKRRLWFLLFALIVYRIGAHVPVPGIDPVVLKDLFESQQGGILGMFNMFSGGALSRFSIFALGIMPYISASIIMQLGTVAFPYLEALKKEGESGRRKITQYTRYGTLGLALVQGYGISIALQSQAGLVIEPGPMFLLTTVITLVTGTIFLMWLGEQITERGIGNGISLIIFAGIAAGLPSAIGGTLELVRTGAMHFLVALGIFLAATVVTGFVVFVERGQRKILVNYAKRQVGRKVYGGQSSHLPLKLNMAGVIPPIFASSIILFPATLAGWFSSGESMSWLKDISGALSPGQPVYVMLYAAMIVFFCFFYTALVFNPKETAENLKKSGAFIPGIRPGDQTARYIERIMLRLTLAGAIYVTLVCLLPEFLILKWNVPFYFGGTSLLIIVVVTMDFMAQVQAYIMSHQYESLLKKTNFKGGGGLPAR
- the rpmC gene encoding 50S ribosomal protein L29: MKSKAKELRTKNAVELQSEVLELVRAKFSLRMQHATQQLGNTTQLRNIRRDIARAKTILGEKVKQS
- the rplN gene encoding 50S ribosomal protein L14, encoding MIQMQSILQVADNTGARSIMCIKVLGGSKRRYAGIGDVIKVSVKDVAPRGRVKKGEVYNAVVVRTSKGVRRADGSLIKFDNNAAVLLNAKLEPIGTRIFGPVTRELRNARFMKIVSLAPEVL
- the rplE gene encoding 50S ribosomal protein L5, whose product is MARLQEFYRNTVVNQLMQQFAYKSVMEVPRISKITLNMGVGEAVADKKIMDNAVGDMQKIAGQKPVVTKAKKSIATFKVRDGYPVGCMVTLRRVRMYEFLDRLVNVAIPRVRDFRGISGKAFDGRGNYNMGIKEQIIFPEIEYDKIDALRGMNITITTTAKTDAEAKALLAAFKFPFKN
- the infA gene encoding translation initiation factor IF-1 encodes the protein MAKEETIQMQGEILETLPNATFRVKLENGHVVLGHISGKMRMHYIRILPGDKVTVDLTPYDLSRARITFRAK
- the rpsD gene encoding 30S ribosomal protein S4, whose protein sequence is MARNLDPKCRQCRREGEKLFLKGEKCFTDKCAIERRNYAPGQHGQKSARLSDYGVQLREKQKLRRIYGILERQFHNNYQLADKQRGITGENLLQLLECRLDTVAYRMGFGASRSEARQIVRHNGILVNSRRVNIPSYQVKPGDVIEVAEKAKSHLRIKAAVEAAEQRSFPDWIDMDVKAMKGIFKTKPERADLPSSINESLVIELYSK
- the rpsM gene encoding 30S ribosomal protein S13, with product MARIAGVNIPNHQHAEIALTSIYGIGRTRAREICAAAGIASSTKIKDVTDAQMDKLRDQVAKFAVEGDLRREVSMNIKRLMDLGCYRGLRHRRGLPVRGQRTRTNARTRKGPRKAVRASSGKAAGK
- the rpsE gene encoding 30S ribosomal protein S5; translation: MQGKVPQGDDRGDGLKEKMVAINRVTKVVKGGRILGFAALTVVGNGDGGVGMGKGKSREVPVAVQKAMDEARRKMIKVSLKNGTLHHPVIGRHGAATVYMQPASEGTGIIAGGPMRAIFEVMGVHNILAKCIGSTNPYNVVRATLNGLKDMNTPSEIAAKRGKSVEDILGLVK
- the rpsQ gene encoding 30S ribosomal protein S17 translates to MSETSLNRILSGKVVSDKMNKTITVLVERKVKHPLYGKIIVRSKKYHVHDENNEFHEGDTVTIEECRPYSKTKAWRVVKSLDEAEQVS